The following DNA comes from Mucilaginibacter jinjuensis.
ATTGGTGTGGCAATTACTGCTAAAACGCCTAACTGTATAATATCGGGCGCATTAAGATTGCGCACACCATTTATAATACCTTTTACGGTAGTATAACTTGCACCTTCGCCGGTAAATGTATGCCTTGATGGCACCGTTAACTGACCTTGCTGATATAAGCAAATAATGCCGCCCAAAAGCACAATAATACTGGCTATCATAACCCCGTACCTTAGTAATTCGCCTATTAATTGTTCAACGTCTTTGTCAACCCAAAAACTTTTTGAAATAACTTTTTTCATAATGCTGATGATTAAAATTTATGATTGTAACCGTTGTAGATCATCTCTACGGCTACAAATGTTATAGCCAGGCAAAATATCAACCGCAATGCTTTCGGGTCTATCCGGGTCAACAGTTTCGATCCGGTAAAGGCACCGCCCAAAACACCCAATATAACCGGAAATGCCAATCCGGGATCCATGTAACCTCTTTGCAGGTATACCACCGCGCTGGCTGCTGCGGTTACACCAATCATAAAATTACTGGTAGTTGTGCTTACCTTAAATGGGATGCGCATGGTTGAATCCATAGCCAAAACTTTTAATGCGCCGGATCCGATACCTAATAAGCCAGACAATACACCTGCTACAGCCATAATGGAGAACCCAGCTCCTACATTTTTTAATTTGTATTCAACGTTACCTTCTTTGGTTGGGTAGCTGTTGTTTAGTTTGAGCAGGTACGATAATTTACTGCCTTCTGCCAACGCTTCCTGGTTTTTCTTCCGCAGGGTCATTGCTGCCGAGAAGATCAAAATACTGCCAAACATGATAGCGATGGTATTGGTAGGTGTATAAA
Coding sequences within:
- a CDS encoding DUF1634 domain-containing protein; the protein is MKKVISKSFWVDKDVEQLIGELLRYGVMIASIIVLLGGIICLYQQGQLTVPSRHTFTGEGASYTTVKGIINGVRNLNAPDIIQLGVLAVIATPILRIAFSLVAFVVEKDKLYVFITLLVLCVMLFSMFSGLKV
- a CDS encoding sulfite exporter TauE/SafE family protein; translated protein: MTTLVFCIILLAGAYLAGLVGSLTGLGGGVVIIPLLTLIFHIDIRYAIGAALLASIATSSGAASAYVKEGITNIRLGMFLEIATTIGAVVGALIAVYTPTNTIAIMFGSILIFSAAMTLRKKNQEALAEGSKLSYLLKLNNSYPTKEGNVEYKLKNVGAGFSIMAVAGVLSGLLGIGSGALKVLAMDSTMRIPFKVSTTTSNFMIGVTAAASAVVYLQRGYMDPGLAFPVILGVLGGAFTGSKLLTRIDPKALRLIFCLAITFVAVEMIYNGYNHKF